From the Leucobacter denitrificans genome, one window contains:
- a CDS encoding LmeA family phospholipid-binding protein — MPRWGKALLVFAALLIVLAGVGEIGLRSVIPGIVQSQVRDKLNLPKSHPVYVELGGSALLHAIQGGVGNIDVEVPDAPVAEGVEATLSLHADRIPFAVTSGEMRGATASVYVPSAKLSSVISTLTSGLADEGRTLGGTLIVGKTIEAFGFSVPLEGTLKLSAIDGDVQVTPTGLSAVGFDLNTDQIVAATGGLLEPLLSPRVICIADQIPQGVSLEKIDVATGGVRVDVALVDDFLSNPAQLELGTCE, encoded by the coding sequence ATGCCTCGGTGGGGGAAGGCGCTCCTTGTCTTCGCGGCATTGCTCATCGTGCTGGCCGGCGTCGGCGAAATTGGTCTGCGCAGTGTCATACCCGGCATAGTGCAGAGCCAAGTTCGTGACAAACTGAATCTCCCCAAGAGCCACCCGGTATATGTCGAACTCGGTGGATCGGCGCTACTTCATGCGATCCAGGGAGGTGTCGGCAACATTGATGTTGAGGTGCCTGATGCTCCGGTGGCAGAAGGCGTTGAGGCGACACTGTCTTTGCACGCTGATCGGATTCCGTTCGCGGTGACCTCAGGAGAGATGCGAGGAGCGACCGCCTCGGTATACGTTCCGTCGGCGAAACTGAGCAGTGTGATTTCGACGCTCACGAGCGGGCTTGCTGATGAGGGGCGCACGCTTGGCGGAACGCTCATTGTTGGTAAGACGATTGAGGCGTTTGGGTTCTCGGTACCGCTCGAAGGTACGCTCAAGCTTTCGGCAATCGATGGTGACGTTCAAGTCACCCCTACTGGTCTGTCGGCCGTGGGGTTCGACCTGAATACCGACCAGATTGTCGCGGCGACCGGCGGCCTGCTTGAGCCTCTGCTTTCACCGCGAGTGATTTGCATTGCCGACCAGATACCCCAGGGTGTCTCGCTCGAGAAGATCGACGTGGCGACCGGCGGGGTGCGCGTCGACGTTGCTCTCGTCGACGACTTCCTGTCGAACCCCGCCCAACTCGAGCTCGGCACCTGTGAATAG
- the prfA gene encoding peptide chain release factor 1, which yields MFEQVEGLLEEHARLQDELADPALHADAARAKKVNRRYAELSKIKAAHEHWVQLGDDLEAARELAKEDEAFAEEVPEMETALAEAQEKVRRLLIPRDPDDARDVILEIKGGEGGAESALFGADLLRMYMHYAESKGWKTEILEKDESDLGGYKNVQIAIKSNASDPSQGVWAHLKFEGGVHRVQRVPVTESQGRIHTSTTGVLVYPEVDEPEEVEISQNDLKIDVYRSSGPGGQSVNTTDSAVRITHLPTGIVVAMQNEKSQLQNREAGMRVLRARLLARLAEEAAAEASAHRSSQIRTMDRSERIRTYNFPENRIADHRTGYKAYNLDHVMNGALDPVIESCIRMDEEERLKALGQ from the coding sequence GTGTTCGAACAGGTTGAAGGGCTGCTAGAAGAGCACGCTCGTCTGCAAGACGAACTCGCAGACCCTGCTCTGCACGCTGACGCTGCCCGCGCGAAAAAGGTGAATCGTCGGTACGCAGAGCTCAGCAAGATCAAGGCTGCGCACGAGCACTGGGTGCAGCTTGGCGACGACCTCGAGGCAGCGCGTGAACTCGCGAAAGAAGATGAGGCGTTTGCTGAAGAGGTTCCAGAGATGGAGACCGCTCTCGCCGAGGCGCAAGAGAAGGTGCGACGCTTACTTATTCCGCGGGACCCTGACGACGCGCGTGATGTAATCCTTGAGATCAAGGGTGGAGAAGGTGGAGCCGAATCTGCTCTCTTCGGCGCTGATCTGCTGCGCATGTACATGCACTACGCGGAGTCGAAGGGTTGGAAGACTGAGATCCTCGAAAAAGACGAGAGCGATCTCGGCGGCTACAAGAATGTGCAGATCGCGATCAAGTCGAACGCAAGCGATCCCTCGCAGGGCGTTTGGGCTCACCTGAAGTTTGAGGGTGGCGTGCATCGCGTGCAGCGCGTCCCGGTGACGGAGTCACAGGGACGGATCCACACCTCGACGACCGGTGTGCTCGTGTACCCAGAGGTCGATGAGCCAGAAGAAGTCGAGATCAGTCAGAACGACCTGAAGATCGATGTGTACCGTTCATCTGGCCCCGGCGGGCAGTCGGTGAATACGACTGACTCAGCGGTTCGCATTACCCACTTGCCGACCGGCATTGTGGTTGCGATGCAGAACGAAAAGTCGCAGTTGCAGAACCGAGAGGCTGGAATGCGAGTGCTGCGTGCCCGTCTGCTCGCGAGACTGGCAGAAGAGGCTGCAGCAGAGGCGAGCGCGCATCGGTCGAGTCAGATTCGCACGATGGATCGCTCGGAGCGCATTCGCACCTACAACTTCCCAGAGAACCGAATTGCAGACCACCGCACGGGGTACAAGGCCTACAACCTTGATCACGTGATGAACGGCGCCCTCGACCCGGTAATCGAATCGTGCATTCGAATGGACGAGGAGGAGCGCCTCAAGGCACTCGGCCAGTAA
- a CDS encoding MFS transporter, with protein MSRTKSILPWVVWGTAVALYSIAIINRSSLSALGPAAQHHFDIDASVLATFPVIQLIVYAACQIPVGMLLDRFGPSVLIIIGAVMMGLGQVAMALVSDVNIAILARILVGAGDACTFICVMRMVPEWFHPRQIPTVSQLTGLVGQAGQLISVTPLALVVSVFGWATGFLGIVAVGLLFTILGFFVLRDAPGSRTLLERVTGKTGGITERSARIGSTPATAVMAVPPATEMIPVIGGSRRRKQARDGNPKEGFIGRMRRLLSIPGVRAAFWIHFVSPYAANTFLLLWGTPFLMGGLGLSAPVAGGLLSITVVSSMLSGLIMGPVSSRFVERRVWVVIGITLLIAVTWSAVIFWQGIPPQWLIIALLIIIPLGGPASMVAFEVARSHTPRSFAGLSTGTVNTGGFIATIIAVMSIGVVLDLQGAGSPSTYSLDAFQLAFAVQIPIWVLGLVMVIIESRRTKRWMQTHGRTLR; from the coding sequence GTGAGCCGTACAAAGTCGATTCTGCCGTGGGTGGTCTGGGGCACCGCCGTGGCACTCTACTCGATCGCAATTATCAACAGGTCGTCGCTCTCGGCGCTTGGCCCCGCGGCACAGCATCATTTCGACATTGATGCGTCGGTTCTTGCGACGTTTCCGGTAATTCAGCTGATTGTGTACGCTGCCTGCCAGATTCCGGTGGGCATGCTGCTCGACCGGTTTGGTCCGAGCGTACTCATCATCATCGGCGCCGTGATGATGGGGCTCGGTCAGGTCGCGATGGCCCTCGTGAGCGACGTGAATATCGCGATTCTTGCTCGCATACTCGTTGGTGCGGGTGATGCCTGCACGTTTATTTGCGTCATGCGAATGGTTCCTGAATGGTTCCATCCGCGCCAGATTCCGACGGTGAGTCAGCTGACAGGTCTTGTCGGGCAGGCTGGCCAACTCATCTCTGTCACCCCACTCGCTCTGGTTGTTTCGGTCTTTGGTTGGGCAACGGGATTCCTTGGCATCGTTGCTGTCGGACTGCTGTTCACGATTCTTGGGTTCTTCGTGCTTCGTGACGCACCAGGAAGCCGCACTCTGCTCGAACGGGTGACCGGGAAGACCGGTGGAATTACCGAGAGATCCGCGAGGATTGGCAGCACGCCCGCGACAGCCGTGATGGCAGTGCCGCCGGCTACCGAGATGATCCCCGTGATCGGTGGATCGCGTCGGCGGAAGCAAGCCAGAGACGGCAACCCGAAAGAGGGTTTCATTGGGCGAATGCGACGACTGCTCTCGATTCCTGGGGTGCGTGCAGCCTTCTGGATCCACTTTGTTTCGCCATACGCGGCGAACACTTTCTTGCTGTTGTGGGGCACCCCGTTTCTCATGGGCGGCCTTGGACTGAGCGCGCCGGTCGCCGGTGGCCTGCTGAGCATTACGGTGGTGTCATCGATGCTGTCTGGACTCATCATGGGACCGGTCAGTTCGCGATTTGTAGAGCGACGGGTGTGGGTGGTCATTGGCATCACGCTGCTCATAGCAGTGACGTGGTCTGCCGTGATTTTCTGGCAGGGAATACCGCCGCAGTGGCTCATCATTGCCCTGCTCATCATCATTCCGCTAGGCGGACCAGCGTCGATGGTTGCCTTCGAGGTCGCCCGCTCGCACACTCCGCGCAGCTTCGCCGGGCTCAGCACGGGCACCGTGAATACTGGTGGTTTTATCGCGACGATCATCGCGGTTATGAGCATTGGCGTCGTACTCGATCTGCAGGGTGCCGGATCACCGTCAACCTACTCGCTCGACGCTTTTCAGCTTGCATTTGCAGTGCAGATACCAATTTGGGTGCTCGGGCTCGTGATGGTGATCATCGAAAGCCGACGCACCAAACGCTGGATGCAGACGCACGGCCGCACGCTGCGTTAG
- a CDS encoding homoserine dehydrogenase, whose product MNGYRDLRVALLGSGSVGAQVARLILENGDELAARIGARLTLAGIAVRNLDAKRDVDLPRELFTTDAERLVQGSDIVIELMGGIEPARTLILQALEGGADVVTANKALIAAHGRELTDAADQVGAQLLYEASVAAAIPILRPLRESLAGDHITRVMGIVNGSTNYILDRMDRFGESTESAMRLASDLGFLEADPTLDVEGFDAAQKATILASIAFHTEVPDSAVYREGITGVTLDQIEAAKSAGFVVKLLAVAERLNAADGTEGVSVRVYPALIPREHPLAAVHEGKNAVFVEAESAGELMFYGAGAGGKETASAVLGDLVSVARRHVIGGPGIPGSTHAELPVLPIGEVLTAYQIMLEVRDEPGVLARIAGILSAHGVSAASVEQNISAGAEGSALLTIGTHEAREANLAETVEELRNDAAVSQVLSVIRLEGRA is encoded by the coding sequence GTGAACGGATACCGCGATCTTCGCGTTGCCCTGCTGGGAAGTGGATCAGTTGGAGCGCAAGTGGCCCGACTCATTCTCGAGAACGGCGACGAACTTGCAGCTCGTATTGGTGCTCGCCTGACACTCGCAGGAATCGCGGTGCGCAATCTCGACGCAAAGCGCGACGTTGACCTGCCGCGCGAACTCTTCACAACTGACGCTGAGCGTTTGGTGCAGGGCTCCGACATCGTGATTGAGCTCATGGGCGGCATCGAGCCGGCTCGCACTCTCATTCTTCAGGCGCTCGAAGGCGGTGCCGATGTGGTTACCGCGAACAAGGCGCTCATCGCCGCGCATGGTCGCGAGCTCACAGATGCAGCTGACCAGGTCGGAGCACAGTTGCTCTATGAAGCGTCGGTTGCAGCAGCGATCCCGATTTTGCGCCCGCTGCGCGAAAGCCTCGCTGGCGACCACATTACCCGGGTGATGGGTATTGTGAACGGTTCGACGAACTACATTCTCGACCGTATGGATCGATTTGGTGAGTCAACAGAAAGCGCAATGCGCTTGGCGAGCGACCTCGGCTTTCTCGAGGCAGACCCGACGCTTGACGTCGAGGGGTTCGACGCAGCTCAGAAGGCGACCATTCTTGCGAGCATTGCCTTCCACACCGAAGTTCCCGACAGTGCGGTGTACCGCGAGGGCATCACCGGTGTCACGCTCGACCAGATCGAGGCGGCAAAGAGCGCGGGCTTCGTCGTGAAGCTGCTTGCAGTTGCTGAGCGCCTCAATGCAGCGGACGGAACCGAGGGTGTTTCGGTGCGTGTCTACCCGGCATTGATCCCGCGGGAACATCCCCTCGCTGCGGTGCACGAGGGCAAGAATGCGGTATTTGTTGAGGCAGAATCTGCTGGCGAGCTTATGTTTTATGGTGCGGGCGCTGGCGGCAAGGAGACCGCTTCGGCTGTGCTTGGCGATCTAGTGTCGGTTGCGCGCAGGCACGTCATCGGCGGCCCGGGAATCCCGGGATCCACCCACGCGGAATTGCCAGTGCTGCCAATCGGTGAAGTGCTCACCGCGTACCAAATCATGCTTGAGGTGCGTGACGAACCGGGCGTGCTCGCACGCATCGCGGGCATCTTGTCAGCGCACGGCGTTTCGGCCGCAAGCGTTGAACAGAACATTTCGGCCGGAGCCGAGGGAAGCGCGCTGCTCACCATCGGCACCCACGAGGCTCGCGAGGCAAACCTCGCAGAAACCGTCGAAGAGCTTCGAAACGACGCTGCAGTTTCACAAGTTTTGAGTGTCATTCGTCTCGAGGGCCGAGCATGA
- a CDS encoding GNAT family N-acetyltransferase, which translates to MTEDVLPSEPLVGPLVSLRAPVQGDLESLVAILAEPEVSLWWVGYTPERVREEFISSPKITRIIEVEGECAGALYVLRGDDPEYPTTVMHLFIGTRFRGRRIGEEALALAIRHEFANGITRVTLDPNVGNEGAIRSYERMGFRRIGVLRDYQVRPGGHLEDALFLDLTRSDFPDGPPLPVRA; encoded by the coding sequence ATGACGGAAGATGTGCTCCCCTCTGAGCCCCTAGTAGGGCCGTTAGTTTCATTGCGTGCACCCGTCCAGGGTGACCTTGAGTCGCTCGTTGCTATCCTCGCAGAACCAGAGGTGTCGCTCTGGTGGGTGGGCTACACACCTGAGCGAGTGCGGGAAGAGTTCATTTCTTCGCCTAAGATCACCCGCATCATCGAAGTTGAGGGGGAGTGCGCGGGCGCGCTCTATGTGCTCCGGGGCGACGACCCCGAGTATCCGACAACGGTCATGCACCTCTTCATCGGCACGCGCTTTCGGGGCCGTAGGATCGGCGAGGAGGCGCTTGCGCTTGCGATCCGCCACGAATTTGCGAATGGAATTACGCGGGTGACCCTCGACCCGAATGTTGGCAACGAGGGAGCTATTCGCAGCTACGAACGTATGGGGTTTCGTCGCATTGGTGTGCTTCGCGACTACCAGGTACGACCCGGTGGTCACCTCGAAGACGCGCTCTTTCTTGACCTCACACGCAGTGATTTTCCCGATGGCCCACCATTGCCGGTGCGCGCGTGA
- the lysA gene encoding diaminopimelate decarboxylase: MTEQRHVDVNGIDDRVFPKGARRGRECRQLKLGGIRATELVEQFGSPLYVVDEDQTRATAREIRDALRSEAQRIGTDAKVYYASKAFLCVEVARWMDEEGLPIDVASGGELAVALAAGVDPQNIGFHGNNKSEAEIARAIEVGIGTIIIDSEIEVERIAAAASAAGRTQSVRLRVNSGVHASTHDYLATAHEDQKFGMPLSEAPAMVRKIVAHENLNFLGLHCHIGSQIFATEGFRESAERLLSVYGELSEITGGPIAELNLGGGFGIAYTPDQAGEAPDVREIARQLADIVKQACDDAGLPLPKLAFEPGRAIVGQSGVTLYTVGTTKRVQLAGSDAAADPADHGYGERIYVSVDGGMSDNARPALYGSDYHVRIANRVSDAEPALVRVVGKHCESGDIVVYRDELPGDVSPGDVLAVAATGAYCWSLSSNYNYVPRPPVVALRNGEARIIVRGETENDLLALSVTE; this comes from the coding sequence ATGACCGAGCAGCGGCACGTAGACGTTAACGGAATCGATGATCGCGTGTTTCCGAAGGGTGCCCGGCGCGGACGTGAGTGCCGCCAACTCAAGCTCGGAGGAATTCGGGCGACCGAACTTGTTGAGCAGTTTGGCTCGCCGCTCTACGTTGTCGACGAGGATCAAACGCGCGCAACGGCCCGCGAGATTCGAGATGCATTACGGTCAGAAGCGCAACGCATCGGCACTGACGCGAAGGTGTATTACGCGAGCAAAGCGTTTCTTTGCGTCGAGGTAGCACGTTGGATGGACGAGGAAGGTCTGCCAATCGACGTTGCGAGTGGCGGCGAGCTCGCTGTGGCGCTTGCCGCGGGTGTGGATCCACAAAATATTGGCTTTCACGGTAACAACAAATCTGAGGCCGAAATCGCGCGTGCGATCGAGGTGGGCATCGGCACGATCATCATCGACAGCGAGATTGAGGTGGAGCGAATTGCTGCCGCGGCATCGGCTGCGGGCCGCACTCAGTCGGTTCGGCTGCGCGTAAATAGCGGAGTGCACGCTTCGACTCACGACTATCTCGCTACCGCTCACGAAGACCAGAAGTTTGGAATGCCGCTTTCAGAAGCGCCAGCGATGGTGCGAAAGATCGTGGCACATGAGAACCTGAACTTTTTGGGTCTGCACTGCCACATCGGTTCGCAGATTTTTGCCACCGAAGGGTTCCGCGAGTCAGCGGAGCGACTGCTCAGCGTCTACGGCGAGCTTTCTGAGATTACCGGTGGCCCGATCGCCGAACTCAACCTCGGGGGAGGGTTCGGCATCGCGTACACACCCGATCAGGCAGGGGAAGCGCCTGACGTGCGAGAGATCGCGCGTCAACTCGCCGACATTGTGAAGCAGGCATGTGATGATGCAGGGCTCCCTCTTCCGAAGCTCGCCTTTGAGCCTGGTCGAGCGATCGTGGGGCAGTCTGGCGTCACGCTCTACACCGTCGGCACCACAAAGCGAGTGCAACTTGCCGGAAGTGATGCGGCGGCCGACCCCGCAGATCACGGGTATGGTGAACGCATCTACGTGAGTGTCGACGGCGGCATGAGCGACAATGCTCGACCAGCGCTCTACGGTTCTGATTACCACGTGCGCATCGCGAACCGTGTCAGCGATGCTGAGCCCGCACTCGTGCGAGTCGTCGGCAAGCACTGCGAATCTGGCGACATTGTTGTGTACCGTGACGAGCTACCGGGCGATGTTTCGCCCGGTGATGTGCTGGCTGTCGCAGCAACCGGAGCATACTGCTGGTCGCTCTCGAGTAATTACAACTATGTTCCAAGGCCACCGGTGGTCGCGCTTCGAAATGGAGAAGCACGTATCATCGTCAGGGGCGAGACAGAGAACGACTTACTCGCGCTCAGCGTGACAGAGTAG
- the argS gene encoding arginine--tRNA ligase: MTPQELSQALAQILADNFAARGGDAATIEVTEQDTQVERPKNREHGDWASNVAMKFAKRVGTNPRALAEEIVAETSKIDGVAKAEIAGPGFINITLDAASAGETARRVIEQGEAYGRGDALAGQNINLEFVSANPTGPLHMGHTRWAALGDSTARVLRAAGAKVTSEYYINDAGAQMNKFGRSVLAAALNEEAPEDAYPGEYIQELGRKVLAQEPKLVELAAHDREAALELAQELGYQQQLAEIKDSLERFNVHFDVYFSERTLHAAGPNGEPSPIEAAVGRLREQGHVFEEDDAIWVRTTDFGDDKDRVFTRGNGIYTYFAADAAYYLTKKDRGFGEKIYLLGADHHGYIGRLTAIAGAAGDNIETDITVLIGQLVNLNGAKLSKRAGNIIELDDLLEWLGSDALRYWLARYPADSPLALDGEKVRSRTNDNPVFYVQYAHARTCAVDRNAAAANIARDAFVPELLTHETETELLGKLQQYPGIVAGAAELREPHRIARFLEELAAAYHRWYDNCRVIPLGDEPVTDLHRTRLWLNDAAQQVLRNGLDLLGVSAPERL; encoded by the coding sequence GTGACGCCACAAGAACTCTCCCAGGCACTTGCCCAAATTCTCGCTGATAACTTTGCCGCGCGCGGTGGCGATGCCGCGACGATTGAGGTGACCGAGCAGGACACCCAGGTTGAGCGACCGAAGAACCGAGAGCACGGCGACTGGGCCTCCAACGTGGCTATGAAGTTCGCGAAGCGCGTCGGCACGAATCCGCGCGCACTGGCAGAAGAGATTGTCGCTGAGACCTCGAAGATCGACGGCGTGGCCAAAGCTGAGATCGCGGGCCCAGGATTCATCAACATCACGCTCGACGCGGCAAGTGCAGGCGAAACGGCACGTCGTGTCATCGAGCAGGGCGAGGCGTACGGTCGAGGCGATGCACTCGCGGGCCAGAACATCAACCTGGAGTTTGTGAGCGCGAACCCCACGGGGCCACTGCACATGGGGCACACCCGTTGGGCGGCACTTGGCGATTCAACCGCGCGAGTGCTCCGTGCTGCGGGTGCGAAGGTCACCAGTGAGTATTACATCAATGATGCGGGCGCGCAGATGAACAAGTTTGGTCGCTCGGTGCTCGCCGCTGCGTTGAACGAAGAGGCGCCGGAGGACGCATACCCGGGCGAGTATATTCAAGAACTGGGCCGCAAGGTGCTCGCACAGGAACCGAAGCTCGTCGAACTAGCGGCGCACGATCGCGAGGCAGCCCTCGAGCTCGCTCAAGAACTTGGGTACCAACAGCAGCTCGCAGAGATCAAAGACTCGCTCGAGCGCTTCAACGTGCATTTCGACGTGTACTTCTCAGAGCGCACGCTCCACGCTGCTGGTCCGAATGGCGAGCCTAGCCCGATTGAGGCGGCAGTTGGCCGACTGCGCGAGCAGGGGCACGTGTTTGAAGAAGACGACGCAATCTGGGTGCGCACAACTGACTTTGGTGATGACAAAGACCGCGTGTTCACGCGTGGCAACGGCATCTACACCTACTTTGCCGCAGACGCTGCCTACTACCTCACGAAGAAAGACCGTGGGTTCGGCGAGAAGATCTACCTCCTCGGTGCAGACCACCACGGATACATTGGTCGCCTCACCGCGATTGCGGGCGCCGCGGGCGACAACATCGAGACCGATATCACCGTGCTCATTGGGCAACTGGTGAATCTCAACGGTGCCAAGCTCTCGAAGCGTGCGGGCAACATTATCGAGCTCGATGACCTGCTCGAGTGGCTCGGTTCCGACGCATTGCGCTACTGGTTGGCGCGCTACCCAGCTGATTCGCCGCTTGCCCTCGATGGTGAGAAGGTGCGCAGCCGTACGAACGATAATCCGGTCTTCTACGTGCAGTACGCGCACGCGCGCACCTGTGCGGTGGATCGCAATGCTGCGGCAGCAAATATCGCCCGCGATGCGTTCGTCCCAGAGCTGCTTACGCACGAGACAGAAACGGAACTGCTCGGCAAACTGCAGCAGTACCCCGGCATCGTCGCGGGTGCGGCTGAGCTTCGCGAACCACACCGTATCGCGAGGTTCCTCGAGGAGTTGGCTGCCGCATATCACCGCTGGTACGACAACTGCCGCGTGATCCCGCTCGGCGACGAGCCGGTGACCGACCTGCATCGTACGCGCCTGTGGCTCAATGACGCTGCACAACAGGTGCTCCGGAATGGGCTTGATTTGCTCGGCGTGTCAGCACCGGAGCGGCTCTAA
- the thrB gene encoding homoserine kinase, translated as MSFSSRALRIHVPATSANLGPGFDTLGLALAYGDELTVVTREEPGAHVTVQGVGAGEIETDETNLVVRSAAYVFERLGRVLPGLEIEANNRIPHGRGMGSSGSAIVAGVMIAAGLLASDPDDPLELTEDQLLAYATDLEGHPDNVAPALFGGLTIAWTNEDGPRFKRLLVHRGVAPLVLVPTFTMSTQHARSLQPEHVPHEDAVFNLSRSALLIAALTQSPELLLEATEDRLHQSYRGEAMPATRDLVRALRAAGHPAVVSGAGPSILVLSNGPAERLAASDLVGEIAPEWRVLTLAIDIKGATVEEIPVDSAFSSRV; from the coding sequence ATGAGCTTCAGCTCTAGGGCACTCCGGATACATGTTCCCGCGACCAGCGCAAACCTCGGACCAGGGTTCGACACCCTCGGGCTCGCGCTAGCCTACGGTGACGAGCTCACTGTAGTAACGCGTGAAGAGCCGGGTGCCCACGTCACCGTTCAAGGTGTGGGCGCGGGCGAGATTGAAACCGACGAAACTAACCTTGTGGTGCGGTCTGCGGCGTATGTATTTGAGCGACTCGGACGGGTACTTCCGGGGCTTGAGATCGAGGCGAACAACCGCATTCCGCACGGTCGCGGCATGGGATCATCCGGATCCGCGATCGTCGCCGGGGTCATGATTGCAGCGGGCCTTCTCGCGAGCGACCCAGACGATCCACTTGAACTCACCGAGGATCAACTGTTGGCCTATGCGACCGACCTCGAGGGGCACCCCGATAACGTGGCGCCCGCGCTCTTCGGCGGTCTCACTATCGCGTGGACTAATGAAGACGGCCCGCGTTTCAAGCGGCTGCTCGTGCACCGCGGTGTCGCGCCGCTTGTGCTTGTTCCGACCTTCACCATGTCGACGCAGCACGCCCGCAGTTTGCAGCCTGAGCATGTGCCTCACGAGGACGCAGTGTTCAACCTCTCGCGTTCGGCCCTGCTCATTGCAGCGCTCACGCAAAGCCCCGAGTTGCTGCTCGAAGCCACCGAGGACCGCCTTCACCAGAGCTACCGTGGGGAAGCAATGCCAGCGACCCGTGACCTGGTGCGAGCATTGCGCGCGGCGGGCCACCCCGCCGTTGTTTCGGGGGCTGGGCCGTCGATTCTCGTGCTCTCGAATGGGCCCGCGGAGCGACTTGCGGCGTCAGATCTCGTCGGTGAAATCGCGCCCGAATGGCGGGTTCTCACGCTCGCTATCGATATCAAGGGTGCTACAGTAGAAGAGATCCCGGTCGATTCAGCGTTCTCTTCGCGAGTCTGA
- a CDS encoding MFS transporter: MRVLSGSGIGWALDAMDVGLISFIIAALTAQWGLTKGEGGLIASIGFVGMAIGASLGGLLADRIGRRQVFALTLLIYGVATGASALVGGIALLLILRFFVGLGLGAELPVASTYVSEFAPARIRGRLIVILEAFWAVGWTASAIIGYFVVPASDNGWRWAFAIGAIPAVYALVVRWGLPESARWLAGRGKVAEAERVVADFEASPAVFGSEPVAQTPVIPGASGATQPQRPGGSRNRFAALWSAEYRVRTLSIWLVWLCVNFAYYGAFIWIPSILVDAGFSLVRSFGFTLIITLAQLPGYAVAAWLIEKWGRRLTLSVFLAGSALSAIAFGTVHVEWAIIAAGMALSFFNLGAWGAVYAVTPELYPTDLRGTGAGWAAGFGRIASIVAPMLVPVLLIAGGTGLTFTVFAIFFVIAAVAAWGLKEFAGKALAEH, translated from the coding sequence ATGCGTGTGCTCTCAGGCTCGGGCATCGGGTGGGCGCTCGATGCCATGGATGTGGGACTCATCTCGTTCATCATCGCCGCGCTCACTGCACAATGGGGGCTTACGAAGGGCGAGGGCGGGCTCATCGCCTCAATCGGATTCGTTGGTATGGCGATTGGTGCGAGCCTGGGTGGCTTGCTGGCTGACCGCATTGGTAGGCGGCAGGTGTTCGCGCTCACGCTGCTCATTTACGGTGTCGCGACCGGTGCAAGCGCACTCGTCGGTGGAATCGCGCTACTCCTTATCCTTCGGTTCTTCGTGGGGCTAGGCCTCGGAGCTGAGCTTCCGGTCGCATCAACCTACGTCTCTGAGTTTGCGCCAGCGCGAATTCGAGGCCGACTAATCGTCATTCTCGAGGCATTCTGGGCCGTCGGATGGACGGCGTCTGCGATTATCGGATACTTCGTTGTGCCCGCATCAGACAACGGTTGGAGATGGGCGTTTGCCATCGGCGCGATTCCAGCCGTGTACGCGCTAGTGGTGCGGTGGGGGTTGCCCGAGTCCGCGCGTTGGCTTGCCGGTCGCGGCAAAGTCGCTGAGGCCGAGCGCGTCGTTGCAGACTTCGAGGCGTCTCCGGCTGTGTTTGGGAGCGAGCCTGTGGCTCAAACTCCGGTCATTCCTGGCGCTTCCGGTGCGACGCAGCCGCAGCGACCTGGTGGTTCGCGCAATCGATTCGCAGCGCTGTGGTCTGCGGAGTACCGGGTGCGCACGCTCTCGATTTGGCTGGTCTGGCTCTGCGTGAACTTCGCGTATTACGGCGCGTTTATTTGGATCCCGAGCATTCTCGTCGATGCTGGCTTCAGTCTCGTTCGCTCATTCGGATTCACGCTCATCATTACGCTCGCCCAGCTCCCCGGGTACGCGGTTGCGGCGTGGCTTATCGAGAAGTGGGGCCGCAGACTCACCCTGTCGGTGTTTCTCGCTGGATCGGCGCTCTCTGCAATCGCCTTTGGTACCGTGCACGTCGAGTGGGCGATCATTGCTGCTGGCATGGCGCTTTCGTTCTTTAACCTTGGCGCCTGGGGAGCCGTGTATGCGGTGACTCCAGAGTTGTATCCGACCGACCTTCGTGGCACCGGTGCTGGGTGGGCTGCCGGGTTCGGGCGCATCGCATCGATCGTTGCGCCTATGCTCGTACCCGTATTGCTCATTGCGGGCGGCACGGGCTTGACGTTCACGGTCTTTGCGATCTTCTTTGTCATTGCGGCAGTCGCAGCCTGGGGCCTCAAAGAGTTCGCAGGCAAGGCGCTCGCCGAGCACTAA